The following is a genomic window from Roseitalea porphyridii.
GCCGTGCAATATTCGCACCTTGTCAGCTGGATCTCGCTCGTCTTCGAGAGCGACGCCGGCCTCGAGCAGGCCCAGTCCCTGTTCGATCGCGTCTACGACCACTGGAAGAAGCTGCCGCCGGGCGACCGGCCCGAACTCTACCTGCACGGCATCAGCCAGGGCGCGCTCGTCTCGATGGCCTCGATCGACCTGTTCGAGATGGTCGCCGAACCGATCGACGGGGCGGTCTGGGCCGGCCCGCCCTTCGGCAGCGATCTGTGGTCACGCGCCACCGGCGCCCGCGATCCCGACAGCCCCTACTGGCTGCCGGTGGTCAACGAGGGCGAATTCGTGCGCTTCGTCAACCAGAACCCGGCCAACCTGACCCGCGGCAGCGCCGACTGGGGCCGGGTGCGCGCGGTCTTCCTGCAATATGGCAGCGACCCGATCGTCTTCTTCGATCCGCTGGCGGCGCTGCGCCGGCCGCCCTTCATGCAGGCGCCGACCGCGCCGGACGTGTCGCCGCAACTGCAATGGTACCCGTTCGTGACGCTGTTCCAGCTCGCCCTCGACATGGCCCTGTCGCAGAACATCGCGCCCGGCTACGGCCACCGCTACATCGCCCAGGACTACATCCCCGCCTGGGTGGCCGTCACCCGGCCCGAGGGCTGGACGGCCACCGACACGACGCGGCTGATGCAGCGGTTCGAGGGGTTCGATCCGGGATAGTGGATGGTGAATAGTGAGTGGTGAATGGTTCGCCCGAGCATGGCGGGCCAGCCCCATTCACGATTCACCAATTCACCATTCACCCGCCCGTCAGTTCTTTTCCTTGTCGACCAGCTTGTTGGCGGCGATCCACGGCATCATGCCGCGCAGCTTCTCGCCCACTTCCTCGATCTGGTGCGCATCGTTGACCCGGCGGATGCCCTTGAACCGGGCCGCGCCCGAATGCCATTCCTGCATCCATTCGGAGGTGAACTTGCCGGTCTGGATGTCCTTGAGCACGCGCTTCATCTCCGCCTTGGTCTCGTCGGTGATGATGCGCGGACCGGAGACATATTCGCCCCACTCGGCCGTGTTGGAGATCGAATAGTTCATGTTGGCGATGCCGCCCTCATACATCAGGTCGACGATCAGCTTGACCTCGTGCAGGCACTCGAAATAGGCCATCTCCGGCGCATAGCCCGCCTCGACCAGCGTCTCGAAACCGGCGCGGATCAGTTCGACCAGCCCGCCGCAAAGGACCACCTGCTCGCCGAACAGGTCGGTCTCGCACTCTTCCTGGAAATTGGTCTCGATGATGCCCGACCGGCCGCCGCCGACGCCGCACGCGTAGGAAAGCGCCATGTCGTGCGCATTGCCCGAGGCGTCCTGATGGACAGCGATCAGGCACGGCACGCCGCCGCCCTTCATGTATTCGCCGCGCACCGTGTGGCCCGGGCCCTTGGGCGCGATCATCAGCACGTCGAGCGTCTTCTTCGGCTCGATCAGGCCGAAATGCACGTTCAACCCGTGCGCGAACGCGATCGCCGCGCCGTCGCGGATGTTGGAGGCGATATGCGCGTCGTAGATGCCGGCCTGCAGTTCGTCGGGGGTGGCCATCATGATCAGATCGGCCCAGGCGGCGCCCT
Proteins encoded in this region:
- the ilvC gene encoding ketol-acid reductoisomerase — translated: MRVYYDRDADLNLIKGKKVLIVGYGSQGRAHAMNLKDSGAENVRIALREGSTTALKAEADGFTVMSVAEGAAWADLIMMATPDELQAGIYDAHIASNIRDGAAIAFAHGLNVHFGLIEPKKTLDVLMIAPKGPGHTVRGEYMKGGGVPCLIAVHQDASGNAHDMALSYACGVGGGRSGIIETNFQEECETDLFGEQVVLCGGLVELIRAGFETLVEAGYAPEMAYFECLHEVKLIVDLMYEGGIANMNYSISNTAEWGEYVSGPRIITDETKAEMKRVLKDIQTGKFTSEWMQEWHSGAARFKGIRRVNDAHQIEEVGEKLRGMMPWIAANKLVDKEKN